Genomic window (Candidatus Acidiferrales bacterium):
AAAGTATCTATTTGGGAACTGTACATAGAAAGGAAAATTATTTTGGAGCATATCGCGCAATCATTTTACAGGCACATAATAGCTTAGACTACCGCAAAAAACAAGATGGATTGGTGGTGTATCGATTTGAATATGTTTCACGCAAAGGACGCGAAGTGATCGCAAAGCACGCAGAGAAAAAAGTAAGTTTTTCCCGCTCATCGAGTTGAGTTGTCAACAAGGCGGCACTTTGCGATCTCTGCGTTTCTTCCTCTGCGAGCTTTGCGTGCCTACGGCATCTCTACGATCTATCTACGATACCGTAGGTATGACCCTCTACGAGGCCGACGGCTCGGCTCGTCGAGTCGTAGACCCCGTAGGGAGGCCGTAGGTCGTAGATAAAACCAAAATGAGACGCTACCGATGGATTCGATTTTACACGAAAGGTCGTTTTCCGCAATGTATCAGCCTCGAAGAAGGCGAACTTTATCCCAAGATTATTTCATCAAAACTAATTTCTTCATTGACACAAACTTCTGACCGTCACTTCCTTGCGCCAGAATTCTGTAGAAGTACACTCCGCTTGCGAACCTGTCCATGTTCACCACCTCGTTGAATCTTCCGGCGTTCATCGTTCCGTAATTGTTCTCAAGCACCCTTTGTCCAAGCACGTTGTAGATATCCAGTGTCACGTTCGATTGCTCCTTCAAATCAAACCGTATCGTGGTCGATGGGTTGAAAGGATTCGGATAGTTCTGGTAGAGAGCATAAGTTCTCGGTACATCTACTGTAACGGAAATTGTGGACAAATCTTTCGTCGTTCCGTTTGTCGATACACTCTGAATTTTGTATTGATAAGTTGCACCAGAGACGACATGGTTGTCCGTGAAGTCGTAGCTTCTTCCTGAGCTGCTTGTACCGAGACCCCTCAGACTGTCATTACTTGTGCAACTTGAAATGAGGCTGAACGAGGATGTGCCAGGATCCTTGCGAAGTACATTGAAGCCCGCGTTGTTAACCTCGCTCCGCGTTTTCCATGTCAGACTCACGGAACCTATATTTGCAGTCGCGAGAAAGTCGGTTGCCTGGACGGGAAGCGAATGGTCCGTCACGTTTATCAAATAGGGATAGCCGCCGTTGACTCCGCTGCTTATCGCCCATGTAGAGGTGAAATCCCAACCGGCGTTCGTAAAAGTCGCTTCCACTTTCATTGCGGAGTCAGATTCAGATGTGCCCGCTGCGCTGGTCGATTGGCCTGAGGTCCCTGTGTCCCAGACACTGCCGGTCACCGTGGACGATGTGCTATAACCAATCAATCCACCGATATAGTTGGTGCCGCTCACTGCTCCGGTGCTATAGCAGTAGTTCACCGGACTGTAGTTGTAACCTATAAGGCCGCCTGTTTCATAGCTGCCACTGCTGCTACTGACGTTCCCGGTGCTGTAGCAGTCGGTTATGGTACAATTCGAATAATTGTAGCCGATCAATCCTCCGGTGTCATACTGGCCGCCGGCGACGGTCCCGGTGCTGTAGCTCTTATCTACAGGACAATCCTGATAGTTATAACCGACAAGTCCGCCCGCAGCTTCACCGCCGCTGCTTACGGTGACATTTCCTGTCGCATAACATTCACTAATTGTGGATCGGGGTGTGTTATAGCCGATGAGTCCTCCCGCTTCACTGCTTGCGGTCACGTTTCCTGCGGCGTGACAATCAGTGAATGTCGAACCTAATTCGCTAATTCCCGCAAGTCCGCCGACACCCTGACCCGATGCGTCATTGACGGTGTCTGCACTCGAGCATCCATTTATTGAAGAAGAATCGTTATATCCAATGAGTCCTCCAACGTAGCCGCCCGCTCCTCCGTTAACACTTCCTGAAGCAGAGCATGAATCGATCACTGAAAAGGCGCTCAACCCGACGAGACCGCCCACCTCGCTTCCTCCGGTCACGCTTTCATTTACAAGATCGATATTTTCCAGCGTGTCATTTGCGGCGTCCCCGAACATTCCCACTTGGCTGGAACCGCTCGCAGAAATAAACAAGCCCGAGATTGTGTGTCCCTTCCCGTCATACGTGCCTGTGAAATCCGCTATAGAGTTGTTGCCAATCGGTGAAAATCCCGCCCCTGAATTCCAGTAGATGCTCGTCGAGGCGTCTATATTTGTATCCTGGACAAAGTGCGATCCCCAGGAGCTTAAGTTCTGCGTTATCCAATAGAGGTTTTGGAGTGAATCGATCCGGTATGGATCAGCGTTCGATACGCCGGTTCCGGAGGGTTGGACCGCCGCGAAGGCTGTTGTCGTAAAGCTGATTTCAACTCCTTCTCTGGAACCGTACGAGTTGGAGGCGAGAACCCTGTAGTAGTAAGTCGCACTTGAATTGAGTTTTGAAATATTCGCCGAAACCGATGAACCGTCCCATCCGCTTAATGGGCTTTGCGAAGCGACAGCTGTGTCAGGATAAGTTCCGGAAACCGTTCCGTAAACAAATTTTACCGTAGTCGTGCTTTTGTGCGACATCACCGTCCCATTGAGTGTCGCGGAGCTCCAACTTACATTTGTACCAGCATAGGTTGTGTCTGCCGGCGCGGATGCTACATACTGGGACTGCCACAGTAATCCAGGATATCCATTGCTGATGCCCGGATCGATTGCCCATGTATTTGTGAAATCCCATCCTCTCCCGGTAAAGGTGGATTCGGTATTCATTGAGGAAGTGTTCTCCGAATATCCGCCGGCGCTGCTTGACTGACCTGAAGTCTG
Coding sequences:
- a CDS encoding GLUG motif-containing protein, which encodes MKKNRYSIIIVATFFIIVFGNMSLPTAQAQTAAKPSGSGTLADPYQIDSLANLLWISQDSSSWGDTLVQTADINADETVNWNSGAGFTPIGHPTGTINYFTGYYDGEGHTITGLFISQSSGNAIGLFGDANGAVIKNLGLDSVNITGGYHTGGLAGSSTLSTIDDCYIAGVVDGNGDNVGGLVGDIHGGVLSNSHSTATVSGGNNVGGLAGTNYSSETGTGGNYGTASSVTNCYATGNVTGTGNYVGGLTGVNQYYTQMEKCYSSGNVSGAENVGGLVGENIGVNSGLTSTIDSSYSTGSVIGTLAVGGLTGQNEQAAVITNSHSSGNVKCTGNYSGGFAGDNDASSTISDCYCTGIDSGANYAGGFTGACTNGAVITGCYSAGTVVGGSDVGGLAGELSDPAGESHIYNSYSADSVAATGSYVGGLVGYVYECTVNDCYSYGKVSGGSSPIGGLVGYGGNITNSFWDTQTSGQSSSAGGYSENTSSMNTESTFTGRGWDFTNTWAIDPGISNGYPGLLWQSQYVASAPADTTYAGTNVSWSSATLNGTVMSHKSTTTVKFVYGTVSGTYPDTAVASQSPLSGWDGSSVSANISKLNSSATYYYRVLASNSYGSREGVEISFTTTAFAAVQPSGTGVSNADPYRIDSLQNLYWITQNLSSWGSHFVQDTNIDASTSIYWNSGAGFSPIGNNSIADFTGTYDGKGHTISGLFISASGSSQVGMFGDAANDTLENIDLVNESVTGGSEVGGLVGLSAFSVIDSCSASGSVNGGAGGYVGGLIGYNDSSSINGCSSADTVNDASGQGVGGLAGISELGSTFTDCHAAGNVTASSEAGGLIGYNTPRSTISECYATGNVTVSSGGEAAGGLVGYNYQDCPVDKSYSTGTVAGGQYDTGGLIGYNYSNCTITDCYSTGNVSSSSGSYETGGLIGYNYSPVNYCYSTGAVSGTNYIGGLIGYSTSSTVTGSVWDTGTSGQSTSAAGTSESDSAMKVEATFTNAGWDFTSTWAISSGVNGGYPYLINVTDHSLPVQATDFLATANIGSVSLTWKTRSEVNNAGFNVLRKDPGTSSFSLISSCTSNDSLRGLGTSSSGRSYDFTDNHVVSGATYQYKIQSVSTNGTTKDLSTISVTVDVPRTYALYQNYPNPFNPSTTIRFDLKEQSNVTLDIYNVLGQRVLENNYGTMNAGRFNEVVNMDRFASGVYFYRILAQGSDGQKFVSMKKLVLMK